A genomic stretch from Cloacibacterium caeni includes:
- a CDS encoding SIR2 family NAD-dependent protein deacylase, whose translation MKKKLVVLSGAGISAESGISTFRDSNGLWENHRIEDVASPEGFARNPQLVLDFYNLRRRQLKDVKPNLAHEILAELEQYFDVHIITQNVDDLHERAGSNKVIHLHGELKKVRSINDETQIYDWEEDCNLGDIDELGNQLRPHIVWFGEMVPEMENATEIASEADIFIVIGTSMQVYPAAGLIHYVPKNCEIFVIDPHLENQFTKHENFLKTSATEGMKILKERL comes from the coding sequence ATGAAAAAGAAACTCGTCGTTTTATCAGGAGCAGGAATTTCGGCAGAAAGCGGAATTTCTACATTTAGAGATTCTAACGGACTTTGGGAAAACCACAGAATAGAAGATGTGGCTTCGCCAGAAGGTTTTGCTAGAAATCCGCAGTTGGTTTTAGATTTTTATAATTTAAGACGAAGACAATTGAAAGACGTAAAACCCAATCTCGCTCACGAAATTCTTGCAGAATTAGAACAATATTTTGATGTACATATCATCACCCAAAATGTAGATGATTTACACGAAAGAGCGGGTTCTAATAAAGTGATACATCTACACGGAGAATTGAAAAAAGTACGTTCTATAAATGATGAAACGCAAATTTACGACTGGGAAGAAGACTGTAATTTGGGAGATATAGATGAATTGGGAAACCAACTTCGTCCACATATTGTTTGGTTTGGTGAAATGGTTCCTGAAATGGAAAATGCTACCGAAATCGCTTCAGAAGCAGATATTTTCATCGTGATAGGAACTTCTATGCAAGTGTATCCTGCTGCTGGATTGATTCATTACGTTCCAAAAAATTGTGAAATTTTTGTGATTGATCCACATTTAGAAAACCAATTCACCAAACATGAAAATTTCTTGAAAACTTCTGCTACAGAAGGAATGAAGATTTTAAAAGAACGATTATGA